The Zingiber officinale cultivar Zhangliang chromosome 9A, Zo_v1.1, whole genome shotgun sequence genome window below encodes:
- the LOC122021588 gene encoding alpha/beta hydrolase domain-containing protein WAV2-like: MVSFLKALVYGAGGVVVVGMAALVALQERLVYVPVLPGLARAYPITPARLRLDYEDVFFRSSDGVRLHAWFVKQSPWKPGPTVLFFQENAGNIAHRLEFVQIMMQKLHCNVFMLSYRGYGESDGYPSQHGIIMDAQAALDHLIQRTDIDTSRIVVFGRSLGGAVGAMLARNNPDKVSAIILENTFTSILDMAAIMFPFLKWFIGSNGPKGPKILNYFVRSPWSTIDIIDKIEQPILFLSGLRDELVPPSHMQMLRSKAIENNRDCRFVDFPNGMHMDTWYSGGDRYWRAIQLFLDQYVPEIKECNISCKVGEDKDEAAG; this comes from the exons ATGGTATCGTTCCTGAAGGCGCTAGTGTACGGTGCGGGCGGAGTTGTGGTCGTCGGTATGGCGGCGCTGGTAGCGTTGCAGGAACGGTTGGTTTACGTTCCGGTTCTCCCCGGGCTCGCCCGCGCCTACCCCATCACGCCTGCGCGGCTTCGACTCGACTACGAGGACGTTTTCTTTCGTTCTTCGGATGGTGTTCGCCTCCACGCCTGGTTCGTCAAGCAGTCTCcttggaagccag GCCCAACTGTTCTTTTCTTCCAAGAAAATGCTGGCA ATATTGCTCACCGGCTTGAATTTGTACAGATAATGATGCAGAAGCTTCACTGCAATGTGTTCATGCTTTCTTATAGAGG ATATGGGGAAAGTGATGGTTACCCATCACAACATGGCATTATAATGGATGCCCAG GCAGCATTAGATCATCTAATACAAAGAACTGATATTGACACATCAAGAATAGTAGTCTTTGGGAGATCTTTAGGAGGTGCAGTTGGAGCTATGCTTGCAAGGAATAATCCCGATAAG GTTTCTGCAATCATATTAGAGAATACATTCACCTCCATTTTGGATATGGCTGCTATCATGTTTCCTTTCCTGAAATGGTTCATCGGTAGCAATGGGCCTAAAGGCCCTAAGATTCTTAATTATTTTGTTCGCTCACCGTGGAGCACCATAGATATCATTGATAAG ATTGAACAACCTATTCTATTTCTATCTGGTTTGCGAGATGAGTTAGTCCCCCCTTCACACATGCAGATGCTGCGCTCTAAAGCTATAGAAAATAACCGGGATTGCAGATTTGTGGATTTTCCCAATGGCATGCACATGGATACATGGTACTCTGGCGGTGATCGATATTGGAGAGCAATCCAGTTGTTCTTAGATCAGTATGTTCCAGAGATCAAAGAATGCAACATCAGCTGCAAAGTAGGTGAAGACAAAG ATGAGGCAGCAGGGTGA